A window of the Myxococcus fulvus genome harbors these coding sequences:
- a CDS encoding penicillin-binding protein 1A, whose translation MSDSKTTDRSRSKLVLKGVPPGRWWKVLLKLGGWLALTGATAGAVGLVAIYYVYADGLPAIPKVDEYWPPIVTEVYTDDAVLAGEFYNERRKVVPYERIPKRLVQAFIASEDSSFFDHFGVDVLGTSRAAFKTIGSKLGLRSGGIQGGSTLTQQTAKAVLISAEGYKSATAKTLTRKIREAILALRLEQSLTKEEILYLYLNNVFLGHHSYGVQSAAENYYRKDVRDLTLGEMTLIAGLPQAPSRYSPFLRPDAARKRRAYVLRRMLNEGMISQAEHDTANAEAVKVFPVEDVFHEFAPYFVEQVRKDVVDRYGNPVLLKEGLKIFTTMDSERQRAAQDAVMEGLLSVDKRQGWRGPVKQLTAEELKVFLDKSRKAMGQDELVEGRLYVAAVTKLDDDGKGADIQVGPHAARLPLLGMRWARKVNPEGYYPAMMISSVKKAIAVGDLVVVRHVTKKDLTDDKEQWDKKLAEDIPAEGVKLFRLEQTPEAQSALVSVDPHRQYLTAMVGGYDFDDNEFNRAFQACRQPGSSFKPFVYSAALEQLNWSEATVIVDSPIVEHDPDTKLSWKPANYSEEFVGDVTLRTALVNSMNIPAVKTFGAVGVKNMAAWSTKLGITTPMNMDFSAALGSSCVYPVDLANAYATFNRYGRKKPTYFVRKVEDRWGRTLEDHTAFDDAWAPLQDRVAAGYARLFEPGEQVMSPEVGFILTHLLRGVVLQGTGGPATRLGKPAAGKTGTTNDSFDAWFAAYTRDLVTVAWVGYDLNPHPLGRYETGGRAALPIWLNYMKRALEGRPQSEFYPWQSMDLVRLHIDKKTGKIAPAGSKNSELMFFKKGTEPKDAVPDKNTVDVDQFMMGAQ comes from the coding sequence ATGTCCGACTCCAAGACGACTGACCGCAGCCGCTCGAAGCTGGTGCTGAAGGGGGTTCCCCCGGGCCGCTGGTGGAAGGTGCTGCTGAAGCTGGGTGGGTGGCTGGCGCTGACGGGCGCGACGGCGGGCGCGGTGGGCCTGGTCGCCATCTACTACGTGTACGCGGACGGGCTGCCCGCCATCCCCAAGGTGGACGAGTACTGGCCGCCCATCGTCACCGAGGTCTACACCGACGACGCGGTGCTGGCCGGCGAGTTCTACAACGAGCGGCGCAAGGTGGTGCCCTACGAGCGGATTCCGAAGCGCCTGGTCCAGGCCTTCATCGCCAGCGAGGACTCCAGCTTCTTCGACCACTTCGGCGTGGACGTGCTGGGCACCTCTCGCGCGGCGTTCAAGACCATCGGCTCCAAGCTGGGCCTGCGCTCCGGCGGCATCCAGGGTGGCTCCACCCTGACGCAGCAGACGGCGAAGGCGGTGCTCATCTCCGCCGAGGGCTACAAGTCCGCCACGGCCAAGACGCTCACCCGCAAGATTCGCGAGGCCATCCTCGCGCTGCGGCTGGAGCAGTCGCTGACCAAGGAGGAGATCCTCTATCTCTACCTGAACAACGTCTTCCTCGGGCACCACAGCTACGGCGTGCAGAGCGCGGCGGAGAACTACTACCGCAAGGACGTGCGGGATTTGACGCTCGGGGAGATGACGCTCATCGCGGGCCTGCCCCAGGCGCCCAGCCGCTACTCGCCGTTCCTGCGTCCGGACGCGGCTCGCAAGCGCCGCGCCTACGTGCTGCGCCGCATGCTGAACGAGGGCATGATTTCGCAGGCCGAGCACGACACGGCCAACGCGGAGGCGGTGAAGGTGTTCCCCGTGGAGGACGTCTTCCACGAGTTCGCCCCGTACTTCGTCGAGCAGGTCCGCAAGGACGTGGTGGACCGCTACGGCAACCCGGTGCTCCTCAAGGAGGGCCTGAAGATCTTCACCACCATGGACAGCGAGCGTCAGCGCGCCGCCCAGGACGCGGTGATGGAGGGGCTGCTGTCCGTGGACAAGCGCCAGGGCTGGCGCGGGCCGGTGAAGCAGCTGACGGCCGAGGAGCTGAAGGTCTTCCTCGACAAGTCGCGCAAGGCCATGGGCCAGGACGAGCTCGTGGAGGGGCGGCTGTACGTGGCGGCCGTCACGAAGCTGGATGACGACGGCAAGGGCGCGGACATCCAGGTGGGCCCGCACGCGGCGCGGCTGCCGCTCTTGGGCATGCGCTGGGCGCGCAAGGTGAACCCGGAGGGCTACTACCCGGCGATGATGATTTCGTCGGTGAAGAAGGCCATCGCGGTGGGCGACCTCGTCGTCGTGCGCCACGTGACGAAGAAGGACCTCACGGACGACAAGGAGCAGTGGGACAAGAAGCTGGCCGAGGACATCCCCGCCGAGGGCGTGAAGCTCTTCCGGCTGGAGCAGACGCCCGAGGCCCAGAGCGCGCTCGTGTCCGTGGACCCCCACCGCCAGTACCTCACGGCGATGGTGGGCGGCTACGACTTCGACGACAACGAGTTCAACCGCGCCTTCCAGGCGTGCCGTCAGCCGGGCTCCTCGTTCAAGCCGTTCGTGTACTCGGCGGCGCTCGAGCAGCTCAACTGGTCGGAGGCCACCGTCATCGTCGACTCGCCGATTGTGGAGCACGACCCGGACACCAAGTTGTCCTGGAAGCCGGCCAACTACAGCGAGGAGTTCGTGGGCGACGTGACCTTGCGCACGGCGCTGGTGAACTCGATGAACATCCCCGCGGTGAAGACCTTCGGCGCGGTGGGCGTGAAGAACATGGCGGCGTGGAGCACGAAGCTCGGCATCACCACGCCCATGAACATGGACTTCTCCGCGGCGCTCGGCTCCTCGTGCGTGTACCCGGTGGACCTGGCCAACGCCTACGCGACGTTCAACCGCTACGGCCGCAAGAAGCCCACGTACTTCGTGCGCAAGGTGGAGGACCGCTGGGGCCGCACGCTGGAGGACCACACCGCGTTCGACGACGCGTGGGCGCCCCTGCAGGACCGCGTGGCCGCCGGCTACGCGCGCCTGTTCGAGCCCGGTGAGCAGGTGATGAGCCCGGAGGTCGGCTTCATCCTCACGCACCTGTTGCGCGGCGTGGTGCTGCAGGGCACCGGTGGTCCGGCGACGCGGCTGGGCAAGCCCGCGGCCGGCAAGACGGGCACGACGAACGACTCGTTCGACGCGTGGTTCGCGGCGTACACGAGAGATCTCGTGACGGTGGCATGGGTGGGCTACGACTTGAACCCGCACCCGCTGGGCCGCTACGAGACGGGTGGCCGCGCGGCGCTGCCCATCTGGCTCAACTACATGAAGCGCGCGCTGGAGGGCCGGCCGCAGTCGGAGTTCTACCCGTGGCAGTCCATGGACCTGGTCCGGCTGCACATCGACAAGAAGACGGGGAAGATTGCTCCGGCGGGCTCGAAGAACTCCGAGCTGATGTTCTTCAAGAAGGGCACCGAGCCGAAGGACGCCGTGCCCGACAAGAACACCGTCGACGTGGACCAGTTCATGATGGGCGCGCAGTAG
- a CDS encoding RluA family pseudouridine synthase, which translates to MIEYRIETDTAGMRLDKHLRKRLPTVPVSHLFKMIRTKKVRVNGKRAQPEQLLAEGDVLTIRGDEQTLKGEDRPKVDRPPPPVDPSRLVILREDDWLMAVDKPSGMAVHTGSGITGGTLVDYVRAYLGPKAVRNDFTASPAHRLDRETSGVILVAKRRPAMVHFTEVFTHGLSKKRYLTLVKGKMPKESGVIDLPLSEHQQTAESKARRGVNMQEALTRWKVVKQSGEVALLSCAIETGRTHQIRRHLAAIGHPVVGDKKYGDFAFNRDVQARWGLKRLFLHAERIEFPHPEGGGKVAVEAPLPPELRDVLKRAALLP; encoded by the coding sequence ATGATCGAGTACCGAATCGAGACCGACACCGCCGGGATGCGCCTGGACAAGCACCTGCGCAAGCGCCTTCCCACCGTTCCCGTCAGCCACCTGTTCAAGATGATTCGCACCAAGAAGGTGCGGGTGAACGGGAAGCGCGCCCAGCCCGAGCAGTTGCTCGCCGAAGGAGACGTGCTCACCATCCGGGGAGACGAGCAGACGCTCAAGGGGGAGGACCGTCCGAAAGTGGACCGTCCACCCCCGCCGGTGGACCCCAGCCGGCTGGTGATTCTCAGAGAGGACGATTGGCTGATGGCGGTGGACAAGCCCAGCGGGATGGCCGTCCATACCGGCTCCGGCATTACCGGGGGCACGCTGGTGGACTACGTGCGCGCCTACCTGGGGCCCAAGGCCGTCCGCAACGACTTCACCGCCTCTCCCGCCCACCGGCTGGACCGGGAGACCTCCGGCGTCATCCTCGTCGCCAAGCGACGCCCGGCGATGGTGCACTTCACGGAGGTCTTCACCCACGGGCTCTCCAAGAAGCGCTACCTCACCCTGGTGAAGGGGAAGATGCCCAAGGAGTCCGGCGTCATCGACCTGCCCCTGTCGGAGCACCAGCAGACGGCCGAGTCCAAGGCCCGCCGCGGGGTGAACATGCAGGAGGCCCTCACCCGCTGGAAGGTCGTCAAGCAGTCTGGCGAGGTGGCGCTCCTGTCCTGCGCCATCGAGACCGGGCGCACCCATCAGATAAGAAGGCACCTGGCGGCCATCGGACACCCGGTGGTCGGCGACAAGAAATACGGTGACTTCGCCTTCAACCGCGACGTGCAGGCGCGCTGGGGGCTCAAGCGGTTGTTCCTGCATGCCGAGCGCATCGAATTTCCCCACCCGGAGGGCGGTGGCAAGGTGGCCGTGGAGGCCCCCCTCCCACCCGAGCTCCGAGACGTGCTCAAGCGGGCCGCGTTGCTGCCCTGA
- the pyrF gene encoding orotidine-5'-phosphate decarboxylase, whose amino-acid sequence MSSTTPPSFAQRFARLADERSPFCLGVDPSRDLLTRWGLPDTAQGLSDFCERIAEAAGDSVAVVKPQSAFFERHGPAGLQVLQQLMKRFQAAGSLALLDVKRGDIGSTMDAYAESVFGPDSAYQADAATFTAYLGLGALVKTIERARASGACAFLVVRSSNPEGTSLQKSKGEDGRTVAEALADGLRELNEKAGPGVLPAGAVMGATLPDSDRGVIERLGGALLLTPGIGAQGAGFDDLKRLFAGREAQVIPTATRSVLEAGPDVASLRAAILRHVEPARRFRQGA is encoded by the coding sequence ATGTCCTCGACGACTCCCCCGTCCTTCGCCCAGCGCTTCGCCCGGCTCGCCGACGAGCGCTCGCCGTTCTGCCTCGGGGTCGACCCGTCGCGGGACCTGCTCACGCGCTGGGGGCTGCCCGACACCGCGCAGGGACTGTCCGACTTCTGCGAGCGCATCGCGGAGGCCGCCGGTGACAGCGTCGCGGTGGTGAAGCCGCAGAGCGCCTTCTTCGAGCGCCACGGCCCCGCGGGCCTCCAGGTGCTCCAGCAGCTGATGAAGCGCTTCCAGGCCGCGGGCTCGCTCGCGCTGCTGGACGTGAAGCGCGGCGACATCGGCTCCACCATGGACGCGTATGCCGAGTCGGTGTTCGGCCCGGACAGCGCCTACCAGGCGGACGCGGCGACCTTCACCGCGTACCTGGGGCTGGGCGCGCTGGTGAAGACGATTGAGCGGGCGCGTGCGTCCGGCGCCTGCGCGTTCCTCGTCGTGCGCTCGTCGAACCCGGAGGGCACCTCGCTCCAGAAGTCGAAGGGCGAGGATGGGCGCACGGTGGCCGAGGCGCTGGCCGACGGCCTGCGCGAGCTGAACGAGAAGGCGGGTCCGGGCGTGCTGCCCGCGGGCGCGGTGATGGGCGCCACCCTGCCCGACTCGGACCGGGGCGTCATCGAGCGGCTGGGCGGCGCGCTCCTTTTGACGCCGGGCATCGGCGCGCAGGGCGCGGGCTTCGACGACCTGAAGCGGCTGTTCGCGGGTCGCGAGGCGCAGGTCATCCCCACCGCCACGCGCTCGGTGCTCGAGGCGGGGCCGGATGTCGCGTCGCTGCGCGCGGCGATTCTCCGCCACGTGGAGCCCGCGCGGCGCTTCCGTCAGGGCGCCTGA
- a CDS encoding threonine/serine ThrE exporter family protein — MTDARTDAPPSGEDATVAVLLDLARALHLSYVPAFGVEQRVRRAARAWGLEVEVFTLQTLAVTEVRSGAARRVDIQRLPFNPHWNLRRAAGLLLLSESIARGKLDVPGARAELDRIMTSRPAHPEWLVLLAYGVYGGAVAVRVGGGLWELVAGLIVGVLAGAIHFGTLRSMRVDLQKSFLGAFLGTLLAFGLTFVLPTFDAARALFGGITLLVPAMVVTLGSAELVGESVEAGLSRLTYGLLRFLMLAVGIIAAATLWRFFGPLPLQLRAQALPHGMVLPIIAVGGLALTVCMSARRRDTPWIVGAVLLAWGIQELTKGVLGDRGSPLVSAFVLGVAGQLYGRRPERLSSTLIMPGLLQLAPGFIGTRAILALLGVPGQGDDARVFDILLVALQLVMGLLFAFMLGLSHDARASSEERGERPARTRPPEPSGPRGGGLRRPAEAS; from the coding sequence ATGACTGACGCTCGAACCGATGCCCCACCCTCGGGCGAGGACGCCACGGTGGCGGTGCTCCTGGACCTCGCGCGGGCGCTGCACCTGTCGTACGTGCCTGCCTTCGGCGTGGAGCAGCGCGTGCGTCGCGCGGCGCGGGCGTGGGGGCTGGAGGTGGAGGTCTTCACGCTGCAGACGCTCGCGGTGACGGAGGTGCGCTCGGGCGCGGCCCGCCGTGTGGACATCCAGCGGCTGCCCTTCAATCCCCACTGGAACCTGCGCCGGGCCGCCGGCCTGCTGCTGCTGTCGGAGTCGATTGCACGTGGGAAGCTCGACGTGCCGGGCGCGCGCGCCGAGCTGGACCGCATCATGACGTCGCGGCCAGCGCACCCCGAGTGGCTCGTGCTGCTGGCCTATGGTGTGTACGGCGGCGCCGTGGCCGTGCGCGTCGGAGGAGGCCTCTGGGAGCTGGTGGCGGGGCTCATCGTGGGGGTGCTCGCGGGGGCCATCCACTTCGGCACGCTGCGCTCCATGCGCGTGGACCTGCAGAAGAGCTTCCTGGGCGCGTTCCTCGGCACGCTGCTCGCGTTCGGGCTGACCTTCGTGTTGCCGACGTTCGACGCGGCGCGGGCGCTCTTCGGGGGAATCACCCTGCTGGTGCCCGCGATGGTGGTGACGCTGGGCTCGGCGGAGCTGGTGGGGGAGTCCGTGGAGGCGGGCCTGTCGCGGCTCACCTATGGCCTGTTGCGCTTCCTGATGCTGGCGGTGGGAATCATCGCCGCGGCCACGCTGTGGCGCTTCTTCGGGCCGCTGCCACTCCAGCTCCGCGCGCAGGCGCTGCCGCACGGGATGGTGCTGCCCATCATCGCGGTGGGCGGCCTGGCCCTCACGGTGTGCATGTCCGCGCGGCGCCGGGACACGCCGTGGATTGTCGGCGCGGTGCTGCTCGCGTGGGGCATCCAGGAGCTCACCAAGGGGGTGCTCGGCGACAGGGGCAGCCCGCTCGTCTCCGCGTTCGTCCTGGGCGTCGCGGGGCAGCTCTACGGACGCCGGCCCGAACGCCTCTCGTCCACGCTCATCATGCCCGGGCTGCTACAGCTCGCGCCCGGGTTCATCGGGACGCGGGCCATCCTCGCGCTGCTGGGCGTGCCGGGGCAGGGTGACGACGCGCGCGTGTTCGACATCCTCCTGGTCGCGCTGCAGCTGGTGATGGGCCTGCTGTTCGCCTTCATGCTTGGCCTGTCACACGACGCGCGCGCCTCATCCGAGGAGCGCGGTGAGCGTCCGGCGCGGACGAGGCCGCCGGAGCCCTCGGGCCCCCGGGGCGGCGGACTCAGGAGGCCCGCCGAGGCGAGCTAG
- a CDS encoding histone deacetylase family protein, with product MKPTLLLTAPLFLKHNPGEGHPESPARLQRILGVLASTPVRGTVMGAPRSATDAELLAVHTPALLERLRQLNGHTARIDADTVVSPDSVDAARLAAGAAVQSVEAVMAGQARNAFALVRPPGHHAEPDRAMGFCLFNNAAIAAEAGRRLGAERVLVLDWDVHHGNGTQAAFWGRRDVMYQSVHQFPYYPGTGASREVGQGAGEGYTVNAGLPGGNSDADYGMLFEELLLPVAEAFRPQLVVVSAGFDPHQHDPIGGMDVTERGFAAMCSSLRSLAERVCDGKLVLLLEGGYSLEGLSQSVHACVEVLAGRSDSFPTGDTHTDARDALRESRQALKPYWSALS from the coding sequence ATGAAGCCCACCCTGCTCCTGACCGCCCCCCTCTTCCTCAAGCATAACCCGGGAGAGGGCCACCCGGAGTCCCCCGCGCGCCTGCAGCGCATCCTCGGGGTGCTCGCGAGCACCCCCGTGCGGGGCACGGTGATGGGCGCGCCGCGCTCGGCGACGGACGCGGAGCTCTTGGCGGTGCACACCCCCGCCCTGCTCGAGCGCCTGCGCCAGCTCAACGGCCACACGGCGCGCATCGACGCGGACACCGTCGTGTCCCCGGACAGCGTGGACGCGGCGAGGCTCGCGGCGGGCGCGGCGGTGCAGTCGGTGGAGGCGGTGATGGCGGGACAGGCGCGCAACGCCTTCGCGCTGGTGCGTCCGCCGGGACACCACGCGGAGCCGGACCGCGCCATGGGCTTCTGCCTCTTCAACAACGCGGCCATCGCCGCGGAGGCCGGACGTCGGCTGGGCGCCGAGCGGGTGCTCGTGCTCGACTGGGACGTGCACCACGGCAACGGCACCCAGGCGGCCTTCTGGGGCCGGCGTGACGTGATGTACCAGTCGGTGCACCAGTTCCCCTACTACCCGGGCACCGGCGCCTCTCGTGAAGTGGGCCAGGGCGCGGGCGAGGGATACACCGTCAACGCGGGCCTGCCGGGCGGCAACTCGGACGCGGACTACGGGATGCTCTTCGAGGAGCTGCTGCTCCCCGTGGCCGAGGCCTTCCGCCCCCAGCTGGTGGTGGTGTCCGCGGGGTTCGATCCGCATCAGCACGACCCGATTGGCGGCATGGACGTCACCGAGCGCGGCTTCGCGGCCATGTGCTCCTCGCTGCGCTCGCTCGCCGAGCGGGTCTGCGACGGCAAGCTCGTGCTGCTGCTCGAGGGTGGCTACTCGCTGGAGGGCCTGTCGCAGTCCGTGCACGCCTGCGTCGAGGTGCTCGCGGGCCGCTCCGACAGCTTCCCCACCGGCGACACGCACACCGACGCGCGGGATGCGCTGCGCGAGAGCCGACAGGCGCTCAAGCCGTACTGGAGCGCGCTGTCCTAG
- a CDS encoding SDR family NAD(P)-dependent oxidoreductase yields the protein MAEMSYRTALVTGASSGLGRGLALWLARRGLRVFAAGRRVPQLQALAAEAQAAGATVEPVELDVSRAEPLMEKLRELDSECGGLDLVIANAGVGGVTHGKRLEWDKVRSIIDTNVTGAVATLTAVLPSMVERRRGHVVGISSLAAHRGLAGHAAYSASKAFLATFMESLRVDLAGTGVCVTCIFPGFVKSEMTAANHFPMPFLMETDAAVELMGSAILRGETELSFPWQLAIPSRLAKVLPNPLFDAAARRLR from the coding sequence ATGGCGGAGATGAGCTACCGGACGGCGCTGGTGACGGGCGCCTCGAGCGGACTGGGACGCGGACTGGCGCTGTGGCTCGCCCGGCGAGGCCTGCGGGTCTTCGCGGCGGGTCGGCGCGTTCCCCAGCTGCAGGCCCTGGCCGCCGAGGCCCAGGCCGCGGGCGCCACCGTGGAGCCCGTGGAGCTGGATGTCTCGCGCGCGGAGCCGCTCATGGAGAAGCTGCGCGAGCTCGACTCGGAGTGCGGCGGGCTGGACCTGGTCATCGCCAACGCGGGCGTCGGCGGCGTCACGCACGGCAAGCGCCTGGAGTGGGACAAGGTCCGCTCCATCATCGACACCAACGTCACGGGCGCGGTCGCCACGCTGACGGCCGTGTTGCCGAGCATGGTGGAGCGTCGGCGCGGTCACGTGGTGGGCATCTCCAGCCTCGCGGCGCACCGGGGGCTGGCGGGCCACGCGGCCTACTCGGCGTCGAAGGCGTTCCTCGCCACGTTCATGGAGAGCCTGCGCGTGGACCTGGCGGGCACCGGCGTGTGCGTCACCTGCATCTTCCCCGGCTTCGTGAAGAGCGAGATGACCGCCGCCAACCACTTCCCCATGCCCTTCCTGATGGAGACGGACGCGGCCGTGGAATTGATGGGCTCGGCCATCCTCCGCGGTGAGACGGAGCTCTCCTTCCCCTGGCAGCTGGCCATCCCGTCCCGGCTGGCGAAGGTGCTGCCCAACCCCCTCTTCGACGCGGCCGCCCGCCGGCTGCGCTGA
- a CDS encoding arylsulfatase: MATKKKAPASKPNILVIFGDDIGYWNASCYNLGAMGYRTPNIDRLAKEGALLTDYYAQQSCTAGRAAFITGQCPFRTGLTKVGMPGAHVGLQAEDPTIADLLKAQGYTTAQFGKNHLGDRDEFLPTVHGFDEFFGNLYHLNAEEEPEHPDYPKDPAFKKRFGPRGVLRCKSDGKGGQSVEDTGPLTKKRMETVDEEFLDAAVDYLERAQKSGQPFFMWFNTTRMHVHTHLKPDSQGKTGLGLYPDGMVEHDALVGQLLDKLDELGLSEDTLVVYTTDNGAMTCMWPDGGMTPFRGEKDTNWEGAFRAPCVVRWPGVIPPGTQLNELFSSEDWLPTFLSAAGDGDIVSKLKQGHEANGRTFKVHLDGYDQTKLLAGKGPSERVEFFYFGDDGELVAVRHGRMKLVFAEQNAKGIEAWGEPFTIRRAPLMFDLRADPLERSQDAVGYQSWLLDHSFYLVPAQQAVARFLSTFREFPPRQRPASFSVDQVVEKLEQAPTGVH; encoded by the coding sequence ATGGCGACCAAGAAGAAGGCCCCGGCGAGCAAACCCAACATCCTCGTCATCTTCGGCGACGACATCGGGTACTGGAACGCGAGCTGTTACAACCTGGGCGCGATGGGCTACCGCACGCCCAACATCGACCGGCTCGCGAAGGAAGGCGCGCTGCTCACCGACTACTACGCGCAGCAGAGCTGCACCGCGGGGCGCGCGGCCTTCATCACCGGCCAGTGTCCCTTCCGCACCGGCCTCACCAAGGTCGGCATGCCGGGCGCGCACGTCGGCCTCCAGGCCGAGGACCCCACCATCGCGGACCTGCTCAAGGCCCAGGGCTACACCACGGCCCAGTTCGGCAAGAACCACCTGGGAGACCGCGACGAGTTCCTGCCCACCGTGCACGGCTTCGACGAGTTCTTCGGCAACCTCTACCACCTCAACGCGGAGGAGGAGCCAGAGCACCCGGACTACCCCAAGGACCCGGCCTTCAAGAAGCGCTTCGGCCCACGCGGCGTGCTGCGCTGCAAGTCGGACGGCAAGGGCGGGCAGAGCGTCGAGGACACGGGCCCGCTGACGAAGAAGCGGATGGAGACGGTGGACGAGGAGTTCCTCGACGCCGCCGTCGACTACCTGGAGCGCGCCCAGAAGTCGGGCCAGCCGTTCTTCATGTGGTTCAACACCACGCGCATGCACGTGCACACGCACCTGAAGCCGGACTCCCAGGGCAAGACGGGCCTGGGGCTCTACCCGGACGGCATGGTGGAGCACGACGCCCTCGTCGGGCAGCTGCTCGACAAGCTCGACGAGCTGGGGCTGTCGGAGGACACCCTGGTCGTCTACACAACCGACAACGGCGCGATGACGTGCATGTGGCCGGATGGCGGCATGACGCCCTTCCGCGGGGAGAAGGACACCAACTGGGAGGGCGCCTTCCGCGCGCCCTGCGTGGTGCGCTGGCCCGGCGTCATCCCTCCCGGCACGCAGCTCAACGAGCTGTTCTCGTCCGAGGACTGGCTGCCCACGTTCCTGTCGGCCGCCGGGGACGGGGACATCGTGAGCAAGCTCAAGCAGGGCCACGAGGCCAACGGCCGGACGTTCAAGGTCCACCTGGACGGGTATGACCAGACGAAGCTCTTGGCCGGGAAGGGCCCGTCCGAGCGCGTGGAGTTCTTCTACTTCGGTGACGACGGCGAGCTGGTCGCGGTGCGCCACGGCCGCATGAAGCTCGTCTTCGCCGAGCAGAACGCCAAGGGCATCGAGGCGTGGGGCGAGCCGTTCACCATCCGCCGCGCGCCCCTCATGTTCGACCTGCGCGCCGACCCGCTGGAGCGCTCGCAGGACGCCGTCGGCTACCAGTCCTGGCTGCTCGACCACTCGTTCTACCTGGTGCCCGCGCAGCAGGCCGTGGCGCGCTTCCTCTCCACCTTCCGCGAGTTCCCACCCCGCCAGCGTCCCGCGAGCTTCTCCGTGGACCAGGTGGTGGAGAAGCTGGAGCAGGCGCCGACCGGTGTGCACTGA
- a CDS encoding response regulator — MLNCVLAVDDDLDILMAFKDVLELEGHRVLLARGGREALELLGQGERPDVILLDLMMPDGNGWEFRDRQLADASLASIPVVVISGQGVSAREVIALGVDDYLKKPVDVERLLGAVSRFASAREEDVPHA; from the coding sequence ATGCTCAACTGCGTGCTGGCGGTCGATGACGACCTGGACATCCTGATGGCCTTCAAGGACGTGCTCGAGCTGGAGGGGCACCGCGTGCTCCTGGCCCGAGGAGGCCGGGAGGCGCTGGAGCTGCTCGGCCAGGGCGAGCGACCGGACGTGATTCTGTTGGACCTGATGATGCCGGACGGCAACGGCTGGGAGTTTCGGGACCGGCAGCTCGCCGACGCCTCGCTCGCCTCCATCCCCGTGGTGGTCATCTCCGGCCAGGGCGTGAGCGCGCGCGAGGTCATCGCGCTCGGCGTGGACGACTACCTGAAGAAGCCCGTGGACGTGGAGCGCCTGCTGGGGGCCGTGTCCCGCTTCGCGTCCGCCCGCGAGGAGGATGTCCCCCACGCCTGA